The uncultured Eubacteriales bacterium region GTTGCCCGACTGGATCGCCGAGATGGTCCCGTTCGCGTCCACCGTCACCGAGAAGACGGGCACCATGGAGAAGATTCTGCCGCCGTTGCGGCTGCCGTTCTCCCCCTCAAGGGGCGGGGCGGAGTTGAAGTTGAATTCAAAGCGGGGGGGCGGAGCCTCGTCGCTCCACTTGAGGGCCATGCGCATGGCGGAGACGCTCTGGTTCACCGACTGCTGGTAGTTGGACCCCACCAACACCGCGAAAACCACAGCCAGCACGATGCTGACCAAGAGCATATTGGTAAGAATGAATTTTCTTTTTAATTTACGGATCATTGCGGACACTCCAGGTAATAGCCCACCTTGCGGACGGTGCGGATATTTACTTCGCTCTCCAGAAAGGCGAGTTTTTTGCGCAGGAAAGAGACATAGACCTCTACGTTGTTGTCTTCGGCCTCGGACTCCAGGCCCCAGACCTTAGAGATGATATCCTCTTTGGGCAGCACCGCCGTGGGCTTGGAGAGGAGGAGCCGCAGCACGTCGAACTCCTTAAAGCCCAGACGCACCGACTTGCCGTTGCACTCCAGCGTATGAGTGGACAGGTCCAGGGTCAGGTCGTGGAAGGAGAGGGCCTCCCCCATCACCTCACCCTGGCGGCGGGTGAGGGCCCGGACCCGGGCCAGCAG contains the following coding sequences:
- the dltR gene encoding Transcriptional regulatory protein DltR; this translates as MRVLIVEDEVRLGEALGQIMTEQRYQVDAVTTGTDALDYALTGQYDVIILDVMLPGLSGFEVARRLRAAHISTPILMLTARDDVSDKVAGLDSGSDDYMTKPFDPEELLARVRALTRRQGEVMGEALSFHDLTLDLSTHTLECNGKSVRLGFKEFDVLRLLLSKPTAVLPKEDIISKVWGLESEAEDNNVEVYVSFLRKKLAFLESEVNIRTVRKVGYYLECPQ